The genomic interval attcctctgccttaacttagattaaaggagctaaaagttagaaactggttgagagtggttcctttaagagtctttagatagtgtgtgatcgcttcatGGGGACCGaggaccggaggagctccaaggcgtctgaccgccagcaAGTTGCGGTAGCTCAGACAATACTACGAAGTTACTATGTTGGTCGGACGTGAATGGAACAGAGCAAGCACGGAGGATGTGGATCTGGGGGTGACTTGGCTCCATTACTTCTCCTTATTTTGTCCTTATCATTGCGCGCATGCACAGTATCGTAACTCCGGTCACATGGTCTTGTTATGGTAAATATGCACGAAATATAAGCAGCTCCATGTTCTGCACAAGATGTCCCTTTTTTATTCTTGAGCGGCTGCCCCCAAAATGTCGGTGTACACCACTGcacacaattattaatatagagataagataaactttaaaatCCCCCTAGGGggacattaaaatgtttcagcagcaggtgctcctctagtaaggtaatattaggaaggatacataaataatagataaatagaaaatagataaataaatagaaccaataataaataaccaataataaaaaccatgaataaaacatgaatacattatatatataaataaatacaaaatccaGCCAAGATAAAGTTCAAATATCTAAATACTAGATACATACAAGGATTTACAacgaagatgtaaatgaggtgaataagtatttgctaTATTGTACATGATGTCAGTAGCCTAAGCCTACATGACCATCTACAACGCTCCcctgtctgtggagaagttctctggtatgcagcaggtaccagagctgctcgCCTTCCAGGctggtactgaaagcagagggaacaacGCATTGATTGCATGGTGAAGACTGTATGACTGTTCTCACCGTGATCCGAGGACCAAATCTATCTTTCAACACTTCTCTATTCTCCTGCACCATCAGGCTCTACTCcagttttttccattttcttctctATTTTGTTAGGGTCGTTTTGCCAAATCAAACCTATTTATGcaagaaggagatcacagtaaaaggCTGACAGCTAAGTGTCCATTAAAGTTAATGAAGTTGGAATATGACTAGCATGGCAAGAAAACCTAATAAGTCAATCAAAAAtaatgagcatgtaaataatcTACGTTGTGATGCAGAATGACAATTAATTTAGCAAAGTTACATCGTCATGTTACACATATTTCCTGATCCAGTCTCAATTCTATGattggttaatttctctccattgattactaggagcacatttgtttaagtttttttgtaacaaccaatcacagccctTAGAAGACAGCATTACAcatagcaacggggtcaaccacacctcctcaggAATTCTGTTGTCTCCTTGCtcagtcgctctcagcagcaaAGTAAATCAATTTTAAACTAGAAGTCCTTGGCAGGAATTttaagataggagctctctgagaagaCTGAAAATCTTTGTGAATTTGGGCCTTGATCTATTTGGTTTCGGGGCTGTCGCTGCTCAAAATGAAGTTtaagctccctccaaagatcttccattgggttcaggtctggagactgccaAGGCCAATCCAGGACACTAAGCCACTCAGTTGCCCGGGGTGTGTGTTTTGGGTGAATGTCATACTgaaagacccagccacgacgcATCTTCAATGGTCTTACTGGGGAAAAGAGGTGGCTGGCCAAAATCCCGTGATACATGGCTCCATCCTTCTTCCCCAAAATACGGTGCAGtcatcctgtcccctttgcagatacgcacccccagagcatgatgtttccacctccatgcttcacggttgggatggtgttcttgggattGTATTCATCCtttttcttcctccaaacatggcgaGGAGAGTTTATgccaaaaagaaaattacagaCCTCTCTATTCTTTTAAGTGGGAACACTTGCAAAATCGGTAGTGAATAAACTACTTTTCCCCCCACTGTACTGCACCAGCCATACCTCCACCTCACAGAGCCTAATCTCCTGACTGAACATCATTGTACAGAAAGAGATACCAGAGCCCCCCACAGCCTTAAAGAATTTAGCAGCTGTAGaaaaatggatagatggattttttttccctttgcaTGACAGAATAATACAGCACAGGAAGAATAAAAGCTGCATTATGTATGGTAAAGaattacattttccccaaaaataccacacatttaaaaacaaaatgtttaatggCAACAAGTCATCTGAAGTATGGTTCATTTATGGTGACAGTTATGAGCAAAACCTCTAAATATAGTGCAGAAAGAAAGCCGATCATTATGTCTGCATCATACATATGCACACAGATCTACACAGGATAGAAAAGTGTGCTACAATTGTAGTCATTTACTATTATATTAAGATCTATGAAGTAGATCCACTGTCAGAAGTTACTCGCAAGGTGCGGGACTTGACTCTGTGTTCTTTAACAGACTAGAAGTGTCCTCCATCCTGcaagaaaatacacaaacaacgCAGAAGAGCAAATAAAATAGCAGCTAAACAGCCACAATGTTTACAGATagagataaaacaaaaagattgaaGGTCTGAAGGTTCCAGTTGGCTAGACTCAATCGCACCCAAAGAAGTTTGCTGTAATAGTAAAACTTACATGTTAGTAATCCTCTCCAGTCTTTCCTTTAGGTCCTCCTGGACAAAGAAGGAGGAACATGTTTTACATGCATTGTTTGCAAAGTAAAGTCCTAGTATTCTCTATATCCAAGACATTTATAGATGTTAGATTAAAGGTTACTAGCCATCATATGAAAATGTAACAGCTCATAAACCGGTCGTGATGCATGAAAAGGTGGGATGAATAGAACAAAGACTTTCTCTATCAGAGGAGCGGTTTTTCAATTTCTCTGTTAAATTGTTTTGGTGAGTGAAAAATGGAAACATCTGCAAATGTGTTGTTTAGCCCTATGGCttccaaacatttcagtgtCTGACCCATAATAGTATTAAGGatctggagtggcccagccacaTTTccaacttgaatctgatagagaatatATGGAGGGAGTTAAAGATTAGGgtaatggcaaggaggccttccaacctcaaggACTTGGATGCTCATCAACAAAGATAAATCGGCAAAATACCAGAAGAGaaaagaagggtttgattgctcaAAATTCCATAAATATGTTTCCATTGCTTATTGAGAAGGTGAGACATAATTTCCTCTGtcccatttttatttaaaacaaaacaacttttttttttttcaaaactttacATTATTTTGTCATCTTTTAGAGATGCTTGTCTtgtttcctatcagaaacaaagttcttggttcaattaaattaatgttaaatctaaatgtgcCACGGATATGAATAATTATGGGCTAAACTGTatgaatgtaatttatttttaagacaTCCTCTTCTTGGTGTGCCAAAGCCCACAGTGGGACCCTGCCCCAATTaactaaatggtaaatggcctgaacttgtatagcgctttatcaagtctccagagaccccaaagcacttcacactacattcagtcattcatacacacattcacacactgacagtggtgagctacaatgtagccacagctgcagACCAACAGAAGTgaagctgccatacaatcggcaccaccgggccctctgaccaccatcagtggGCAAGGTGGATAAAAtctcttgcccaaggacacaacgactgagacagacagagcgggcGAAGCAgaaacccactggttacaggagGAACCCCTATCAATGGCACAATTATTTGCTGATTGTCTTGCTATATATACACACCCATCTGTGTGAAGCATGCCCCCAGCTAAAGTGTGACTGACTGATGGATACAGAGGACTACAGGATTGCTCTCACCTGTGAGGTATCTACAGCTGAAAGGGAGAACTGGAAGCAGGTAAGTGGCTGGGATGGCAATGAATTGTCAAGCTACAAAGAAAGTATTCATATAATGTGAAAATACCAAATGTCAAAATGCAAGTATCaaacaataaatacatatgGAGAAGATGTTGCTAATGAACCTTACATTTTGGCTCTTTCAGAAAGAATCAGCTTTAGTGATCAGTTTTTCTAGAATTGCAccactcaaggtggcagcaggttagAGTAGCTGTGTTACGTTttggaagcttaggtccttcagtgtttgcagcaagatgctgcatatcttctataagtctgttgtggagagtgtgatctcttctgtcatcatctgctagggaagcagcatcagaaccagggacttaaaaaagctcaacaagctgataaaaaaggctgcctctgttctggggactcctctggagatcattgtggaaagaaggattcttcataaaatgaagaacattatggagaaccctgagcatcctcttcatgagactgtcctacaacaacaaagtgtcttcagtcagaggcttcttcagatctgctgtaagacggagcgctacaggagatccttccagcccacagccatcagcatctacaacggctctttgaagaaaccttcataatatgagctataacaatttttttaagtATCTAGTAAAGTACCTACCCGTGTATTACTTAGCTCCAGTTTAGCTTCCAGTAACACCACCCTACTTGTCAGGTTTTCCCAACTTTCTTTGCGTACCATAATAAATTCCCCATCATTCTGaaattaaaaatgacaaacatcGAATATCATGGTTATTTAACCATCGATGGTGAAGAATTCCTGCATTATCagaatcttaaaaaaaataaatacatatagaTACAGGGgtaggacaatgaaactgaaacacctggttttagaccacaataatttattagtatggtgtagggcctccttttgcagccaatacagcatcaattcatcttgggaatgacatatataagtcctgcacagtggtcagagggattttaagccattcttcttgcaggatagtgaccaggtcactacgtgatactggtggaggaaaacgtttcctgactcactcctccaaaacaccccaaagtggctcaataatatttagatctggtgactgtgcaggacatgggagatgttcaacttcactttcatgttcatcaaaccaatctttcaccagtcttgctgtgtgtattggtacattgtcatcctgatacacggcaccgccttcaggatacaatgtttgaaccattggatgcacatggtcctcaagaatggttcggtagtccttggcagtgacgcgcccatctagcacaagtattgggccaagagaatgccatgatatgacagctcaaaccatcactgatccaccccaatgcttcactctgggcatgcaacagtcttggtggtacgcttctttggggcttctccacaccggatgtggggaaaacagtaaaggtggactcatcagagaacaatacatgttccacattgtccacagcccaagatttgcgctccttgcaccattgaaaccgacgtttggcattggcatgagtgaccaaaggtttggctatagcagcccggccgtgtatattgaccctgtggagctcctgatggacagttctggtggaaacaggagagttgaggtgcacatttaattctgccgtgatttgggcagccgtggttttatgttttttggatacaatccgggttagcacccgaacatccctttcagacagcttcctcttgcatccagttaattctgttggatgtggttcgtccttcttggtggtatgctgacattaccatggataccgtggctcttgatacatcacaaagacttgctgtcttggtcacagatgcgccagcaagacctgcaccaacaatttgtcctcttttgaactctggtatgtgacccataatgttgtgtgtatttcaatattttgagcagaactgtgctcttaccctgctaattgaaccttcacactctgctcttactggtgcaatgtgcaatcaatgaagactggctaccaggctggtccaatttagccatgaaacctcccacactaaaatgacaggtgtttcagtttcattgtccaacccctgtatatcaaaCTATAGTAAAAGGGGCAGCAAGTGATCTTTAAAAGTAAAGAATATTTTATGAACCTTATCTGCATTTTTACACTTCTCAAGTATGTCAAGCCGTTTCTCCAGAACGTTCAGCTTGTTGAGCCCAGATATAAGAGTGCCTATATTAGCCTCCAGTGCTGAGAGTCTTCCCTCTACCTCCAACGGCTGAAAGACAGAAGGAAACGGTTTATACAAAAACGTGTTCAACAGTGAATTATTCATCAAATCCTAAATCCTGTTTCTACATGTCACAAGCTGAGGTGGTCCTTGTTACTATAAGAGAGATGCAGtaggagttattgaaatatttattgCTGTTTGTGTCAGATGAAATGTGAAAGAGGGACACGGTTCATCCACCTAAACCAGAGCTTTTATATAATCTGTAtgatgatttgttttattagactcacaaagaaaatgttcTCCTCAGACCCCTCTTCATCTGGTGGTGTTGGGATTCCAGATGAACCACAAGCGAACACTTCAGTAGGAGAGGTAGAGCCAACATTATCTGGGTAGAAAGCTTCTCCTTTGGCTGGTTTTGTGAAAGAAGAAGGATTTCCTCTGTGATCTTCAACAAATGGCTTTTTGGACACCTAAAACAAAATGGAACTTAATTAAAAATAGAACATATGAAGTCCTGATAACTTTATGTAATTTCTGAgctgcatattttttttttttgcaatagcatttattttctcAGTCCAAAGGAAATAGGTCTCAGCATTAGAATTACAGCATCTCCATCAGTGGGCCTCCGATGAGTTTCTTTTCTGATATTGTGTGGAGCAGGACATCTCACTCTAGgctgcaaaacacaaacaatattCATATCCTTTCAAATGCCATTATGGTTCTGTCTGTACAGTTTGCATACATTTCCTCCATTCATAATAAAACAACTTTATGAAAGCATTAAGAATGCATATTTTTGTTAAGCAGCTGAGCAATACACTTTTATACCTTCATATTGTTACACAAGTGTTTTTCTATGTGCTAAAGTGCACAttgtttctgtctttctgtcttAATTAAATATTGAGAGCATAAACTCTTGTTCATTATAGACTCAGAAAGGAAATTGGATGTCTGTTACCTTACCCTACATCTAACATGTAgcttcagctttaaaaaaatctgttttgtgtttaaacagttttaaacatGTAGTTATAGCTTATAATACAACAATCTAAAATGTACTAGAATAATATATTAAGACAACTTATTTATAGTGCATTAAGATTGCATTTCCTTTTTGCTTACAACTCCAAAACCATAGGTGGCAGTAATGTGTCTATGAATGGGATGTTTGTGCAGGCTGATTTCTCAAAGGCCACTTGGGCTTTTTTGGCTACCTGGTCAGAATCCAAGAATCTAGTCTTAAGAAATGTTCATAGGTGTTTCTCTTTAAGCAGACAtgaccccagtcggtcgtggcagatggccgctcacactgagcctggttctggttctgctggaggtttcttcctgttaaaagggagtttttcctctccactgtcgcctcatgcatgctcagtatgagggattgctgcaaagtcaacatcagtgactgtccactgtttctacatgttcatccaggaggagtgaatgctgcaagtcactgactggatgcaatctgatgggtttccttagatagaaaaactttttatccaatttgaataaaaaactgaatctgactgaactgttcaatggttaggattaattggaatgtatgaacccgacttaaaatctgtatgattcgacaaCAGAGTTCAGCTTTTCTGTTCCTCAATAATACTCCAAATTTTATCTTTAGAATTAAATCCTGGAAATAAAATTGTTGGTTTGAAGTACCTATTCAGTTTCATCTGAGTTACATTAAAGTTTTATGtcattattaaatgaaattaaatctgACCCCAGTCACCATCAGTTGACCAATCCTTTCCTCCAAGTGTTTTACCTTGTTGAGCTGCTTGTGTCTCTGCAGGACCAGATTAATGATGTCACAGATAAAGGAGATCTTCCTCTGAGAGAACCCCCACTGGAGGAACTGCTGTTTGGTCAGTATGGGCTTATAGTGGAAGATGTCTCTTAGAACCTGGAGGCATTAAACGTACGCCATCATTCAAAAGACTTGAACAGCCATATGACTCATATGACATTTATAAAACTCCACTATACACTGTTATTATAcaaagttattaaaaactaaTAACTTTCCAATTAAGCCAGAggcttgtgtttttctttagtgAGCAGATCTAAATCTGCTGGTTAAGTAATAGAGCTTTTCTCTTTCTGCAACCCACATGAGTCCATGTTACCTTATAAAGAGTGTCAGTGAATCTGAGGTCAGTCTTGCTGGTCATTTCCAGGCCAGCTGCCACAAGCTGCTCAGCAAAAGGTGGAGAGAAGGAGGTGAGGGTGAAGCTCACTATAGGCAGAAAAGTGGAGGGGTCTCCTTTGGAAAGCCTGACGCAGAAACAAACACCTTCAACATTCAGGACAAGCataactggattttatttaaacaacataTCTGATTTAATGAACTATAGAAAATGGATCAACCTAACCTCTACAGGCTACTGGTTCACATGTCTCCCTTAAACCTTGAAAGTATACTTTTACCAGTATGCTATGAATCGTTGTTATGCTAAagaatttaactttatttacagTATCAATTCTGTGACAATATCAAACTACATCTCCTTAAAAACAGGGTTATATTGCTAACCAAATGGCAGCATACAGCTATAAACTTCCTAACTAGTTGAATTCCTTAACATATGACCAACTCAGAGCCTTAATGGGTACAGGCTTCCTCCACATGTGAAAACTTTAACATTTTGTAGAGTTCTTCGTCcacttttaaaatagaaaatagaaaacaaaaaatcacaATTAATTTATGGCATATCCTTCTACATTAGGGAAGCTCATATGGTATGG from Girardinichthys multiradiatus isolate DD_20200921_A chromosome 5, DD_fGirMul_XY1, whole genome shotgun sequence carries:
- the cep44 gene encoding centrosomal protein of 44 kDa isoform X1; the protein is MFSAGDVQSCLRKLETLLRVIKYPGDVDYSGLSKGDPSTFLPIVSFTLTSFSPPFAEQLVAAGLEMTSKTDLRFTDTLYKVLRDIFHYKPILTKQQFLQWGFSQRKISFICDIINLVLQRHKQLNKPRVRCPAPHNIRKETHRRPTDGDAVSKKPFVEDHRGNPSSFTKPAKGEAFYPDNVGSTSPTEVFACGSSGIPTPPDEEGSEENIFFPLEVEGRLSALEANIGTLISGLNKLNVLEKRLDILEKCKNADKNDGEFIMVRKESWENLTSRVVLLEAKLELSNTRLDNSLPSQPLTCFQFSLSAVDTSQEDLKERLERITNMMEDTSSLLKNTESSPAPCE
- the cep44 gene encoding centrosomal protein of 44 kDa isoform X2, whose protein sequence is MFSAGDVQSCLRKLETLLRVIKYPGDVDYSGLSKGDPSTFLPIVSFTLTSFSPPFAEQLVAAGLEMTSKTDLRFTDTLYKVLRDIFHYKPILTKQQFLQWGFSQRKISFICDIINLVLQRHKQLNKPRVRCPAPHNIRKETHRRPTDGDAVSKKPFVEDHRGNPSSFTKPAKGEAFYPDNVGSTSPTEVFACGSSGIPTPPDEEGSEENIFFPLEVEGRLSALEANIGTLISGLNKLNVLEKRLDILEKCKNADKNDGEFIMVRKESWENLTSRVVLLEAKLELSNTREDLKERLERITNMMEDTSSLLKNTESSPAPCE
- the cep44 gene encoding centrosomal protein of 44 kDa isoform X3, with product MTSKTDLRFTDTLYKVLRDIFHYKPILTKQQFLQWGFSQRKISFICDIINLVLQRHKQLNKPRVRCPAPHNIRKETHRRPTDGDAVSKKPFVEDHRGNPSSFTKPAKGEAFYPDNVGSTSPTEVFACGSSGIPTPPDEEGSEENIFFPLEVEGRLSALEANIGTLISGLNKLNVLEKRLDILEKCKNADKNDGEFIMVRKESWENLTSRVVLLEAKLELSNTRLDNSLPSQPLTCFQFSLSAVDTSQEDLKERLERITNMMEDTSSLLKNTESSPAPCE